A stretch of Crossiella cryophila DNA encodes these proteins:
- the leuS gene encoding leucine--tRNA ligase has product MSTDQDAVPAHRYTAAMAGEIERRWQERWESSGTFHAPNPAGSLAGDGEVPADKLFVQDMFPYPSGAGLHVGHPLGFIGTDVFARYYRMTGRNVLHTMGFDAFGLPAEQYAVQTGQHPRKTTEENINTYLRQIRRLGLGHDERRRISTIDPGYYRWTQWIFLKIYNSFYDTALGKARPIAELETEYAQGKRSTPDGRGWCELTVAEQAGIIDTQRLAYLSEAPVNWCPGLGTVLANEEVTADGRSERGNFPVFRRSLRQWMMRITAYSDRLVDDLDRLDWPEKIKSMQRNWIGRSHGARVRFAVGDSAIEVFTTRPDTLFGATYMVLAPEHPLVDEIASTQWAEDVDPRWTSGAATPGAAIEAYRAVAARKSELDRQENKDKTGVFTGAYAVNPVNGKQIPVFIADYVLMGYGTGAIMAVPGQDSRDWDFATAFGLPIVRTVQPGESHQDGPFLGDGPAINSEFLDGLAVGEAKKTIIEWLQERGAGEGTVQYKLRDWLFSRQRYWGEPFPVVYDEDGRVHALPESMLPVELPEVDDYSPRTFEPNDANTEPSPPLSRATEWTTVELDLGDGLKKYRRDTNTMPNWAGSCWYQLRYVDPDNSERFVDPANEAYWLGPRPAEHGATDPGGVDLYIGGVEHAVLHLLYSRFWQKVLFDLGEVSSDEPYRKLFNQGYIQAYAFTDARGSYVNAHEVEEIDGKFFWQGQEVNREYGKMGKSLKNVVTPDEMCDGYGADTFRLYEMSMGPLEVSRPWATKDVVGAQRFLQRLWRNLVDEVTGELRVIADAPDETALRLLHKTIAGVREDYAAMRYNTAAAKLIELNNHVTKAYAATAGTPRALAEPLVLMLAPLCPHLAEELWAKLGKDTSLAHGPFPQAEERYLIEDSIEYPVQVNGKLRSKVVVAASAGQDEIKAAVLADEKVLALLDGGAPRKVIVVPGRLVNLVV; this is encoded by the coding sequence CCAGCGGACAAGCTGTTCGTGCAGGACATGTTCCCCTACCCGTCAGGGGCCGGGCTGCACGTCGGGCACCCGCTGGGCTTCATCGGCACCGACGTGTTCGCCCGCTACTACCGGATGACCGGGCGCAACGTGCTGCACACGATGGGCTTCGACGCCTTCGGCCTGCCAGCCGAGCAGTACGCGGTGCAGACCGGGCAGCACCCGCGCAAGACCACCGAGGAGAACATCAACACCTACCTGCGGCAGATCCGCAGGCTGGGGCTGGGCCACGACGAGCGGCGGCGGATCTCCACCATCGACCCCGGCTACTACCGGTGGACCCAGTGGATCTTCCTGAAGATCTACAACTCCTTCTACGACACCGCGCTGGGCAAGGCGCGGCCGATCGCCGAGCTGGAGACCGAGTACGCCCAGGGCAAGCGGTCCACCCCGGACGGCCGCGGCTGGTGCGAGCTGACCGTGGCCGAGCAGGCCGGGATCATCGACACGCAGCGGCTGGCCTACCTGTCCGAGGCGCCGGTCAACTGGTGCCCAGGGCTGGGCACCGTGCTGGCCAACGAGGAGGTCACCGCGGACGGCCGCAGCGAACGCGGCAACTTCCCGGTGTTCCGCCGCAGCCTGCGCCAGTGGATGATGCGGATCACCGCCTACTCCGACCGCCTGGTGGACGACCTGGACCGGCTGGACTGGCCGGAGAAGATCAAGTCCATGCAGCGCAACTGGATCGGGCGCTCGCACGGCGCCAGGGTCCGGTTCGCGGTCGGGGACTCCGCGATCGAGGTCTTCACCACCCGCCCGGACACCCTCTTCGGCGCCACCTACATGGTGCTGGCGCCCGAGCACCCGCTGGTCGACGAGATCGCCTCCACCCAGTGGGCCGAGGACGTCGACCCGCGCTGGACCTCCGGCGCGGCCACCCCCGGCGCGGCGATCGAGGCATACCGGGCCGTGGCGGCCCGCAAGTCCGAGCTGGACCGGCAGGAGAACAAGGACAAGACCGGCGTGTTCACCGGCGCGTACGCGGTGAACCCGGTCAACGGCAAGCAGATCCCGGTGTTCATCGCCGACTACGTGCTGATGGGCTACGGCACCGGCGCGATCATGGCGGTGCCCGGTCAGGACTCCCGCGACTGGGACTTCGCCACCGCCTTCGGCCTGCCGATCGTCCGCACCGTGCAGCCGGGTGAGAGTCACCAGGACGGGCCGTTCCTGGGCGACGGACCGGCGATCAACTCCGAGTTCCTGGACGGCCTGGCCGTCGGCGAGGCGAAGAAGACGATCATCGAGTGGCTGCAGGAGCGCGGCGCCGGTGAGGGCACCGTGCAGTACAAGCTGCGCGACTGGCTGTTCTCCCGGCAGCGCTACTGGGGCGAGCCGTTCCCGGTGGTCTACGACGAGGACGGCCGGGTGCACGCGCTGCCGGAGTCGATGCTGCCGGTGGAGCTGCCCGAGGTCGACGACTACTCGCCGCGGACCTTCGAGCCCAACGACGCCAACACCGAGCCCTCGCCGCCGCTGTCGCGGGCGACCGAGTGGACCACGGTGGAGCTGGACCTGGGCGATGGCCTGAAGAAGTACCGCCGGGACACCAACACCATGCCGAACTGGGCCGGCTCCTGCTGGTACCAGCTGCGCTACGTGGACCCGGACAACAGCGAGCGGTTCGTGGACCCGGCCAACGAGGCGTACTGGCTGGGCCCGCGCCCGGCCGAGCACGGCGCCACCGACCCCGGCGGCGTGGACCTGTACATCGGCGGCGTGGAGCACGCGGTGCTGCACCTGCTGTACTCCCGGTTCTGGCAGAAGGTGCTCTTCGACCTGGGCGAGGTCAGCTCGGACGAGCCCTACCGCAAGCTGTTCAACCAGGGCTACATCCAGGCCTACGCCTTCACCGACGCGCGCGGCAGCTACGTCAACGCGCACGAGGTGGAGGAGATCGACGGGAAGTTCTTCTGGCAGGGCCAGGAGGTCAACCGCGAGTACGGGAAAATGGGCAAGAGCCTGAAGAACGTGGTCACCCCGGACGAGATGTGCGACGGCTACGGGGCCGACACCTTCCGGCTCTATGAGATGTCCATGGGCCCGCTGGAGGTCTCCCGCCCCTGGGCGACCAAGGACGTGGTCGGCGCCCAGCGCTTCCTGCAGCGGCTGTGGCGCAACCTGGTGGACGAGGTCACCGGCGAGCTGCGGGTCATCGCGGACGCCCCGGACGAGACCGCGCTGCGGCTGCTGCACAAGACCATCGCCGGGGTCCGCGAGGACTACGCGGCCATGCGCTACAACACCGCCGCGGCCAAGCTGATCGAGCTGAACAACCACGTCACCAAGGCCTACGCGGCCACGGCAGGCACCCCGCGCGCACTGGCCGAACCGCTGGTGCTGATGCTGGCCCCGCTGTGCCCGCACCTGGCCGAGGAGCTGTGGGCCAAGCTGGGCAAGGACACCTCGCTGGCGCACGGCCCGTTCCCGCAGGCCGAAGAGCGGTACCTGATCGAGGACAGCATCGAGTACCCGGTGCAGGTCAACGGCAAGCTGCGGTCCAAGGTCGTGGTCGCGGCCTCGGCCGGTCAGGACGAGATCAAGGCCGCGGTGCTGGCCGATGAGAAGGTCCTCGCCCTGCTGGACGGCGGCGCGCCGCGCAAGGTGATCGTGGTGCCCGGCCGGCTGGTCAACCTGGTCGTGTGA